The Myxocyprinus asiaticus isolate MX2 ecotype Aquarium Trade chromosome 46, UBuf_Myxa_2, whole genome shotgun sequence genome includes the window GTAATTATGGCTTGCACTTTTCTCaaaagcattttaatgtttttttcaagCCCAGCCAAGAGTTTCTTAAACAGTCttttaaataatgagagaattatgcATGTTTCTCTTCACTATAATACATTATTCTCTATGAAATGTAATCAGTTATAATTCCACAATATTACTATCTTGCCTCTCCaccttaaattatttttattgttgcttACGTAGGTGGAAAAGTGTCTGCCATCTGCTAATAATGACTTCCAAGTCCCACGAGGACTGAATTTTACACCACAACATAGATGTTGATCAGTGAGTTACTAAAAATGATCACACAACTCTCTGAGCAATTTCTCTTCATGTCTCATTTAAAATTCTAATGTCTATGGAACTTGAGAAAGCACAGTGCAAATTATAGCCCAAAATAATCTGTTCTTAAGAGCAGCTTTCAAACTGAACATCATATTAATATAATATCTACCATAATGTTCACCCATATATAGCAaaacaaatgaaagcaaaaatcTTGTTTTGTTCTCAGTGATTTGTTCTCAATTTACATGGTCACTTATGTGGCACTTAAATTCACAGACAGGTCAAACCAGAGATGCCTATGATGCCAGGAACACAGCAAAATGTTTAAAGGTGCTTAGGTTTGTGCAAACAttctttttataatataattttaatggtATCTGTTACTGGTATCTATTATTGTATAATGGTGTCTGTTAATGTGGAGAAAATCATAAATAAATTCTGGAAAAAGTGAAGAATAAAATGGGGCAAACAGTTTTAGTGCTTAttttgatttataattaatttgaatGGTAACTTTTATTGATACTTTATCTATAATTTTATAATGTTATCAGTTcttgtgaagaaaaacaaataaattatataaaaaaagtaaaatattctCTTTCGGtgtctattttatttttgtttattatttttaacgGTATCTGTTATTGGCAATTCTAACTGAATAATGGTTTCATGAATAAAATATGGAGAAAATTGAAGAAATGTGTCAAACATTCTCTTTCAATGCCTATTTAATAGTTGTTTATCATTTTAATGGTAtctgttattattttttacattttataataatatctgTTCATGTGGGGGAAAATCCTAAATACATTATGGGGAAAAGAAAGGCAAAAAGCAGAAATTCAAAGGTGAATCTTACGTTTCAGGTGGAATCTTCATTTGAGCATGTGAAAAGATACAGATACAGCCTGTGTAGACCATGAAGAATGTGACCCAAGAAGACCATCTTCTGTGACACATGATGCTCACATCCATCCTTAAGGGCCACATCTTTTCGGTGAACAGTCATAAGAAACAGATGCTCAGAATCCAATACTCCAGTAGCAATGAAATTGTAGCCTGACTTCCATTCACTTGTTTCCAAATAGGCTTTTTCATGTTAGCTTCAATGTCTTCATGTGTCTCTCTGAACTCCACATCAATTGTATTTTTTGTACATCCAAAAGCTCCTGGAAGGCCTGGTGATCCACGCCAGCAGATTCCTATTCATGCTCAGATCTTCTGGAAACTTTCCCCAATCTAACGCTGAGCTTCATGGAGCTTCATCAACACTTCTCATACTGAAGATGATACAGATGATACAGATAATCCAAGTAATCCACTTAATGTTCTCATTTGGTCTTCTTCTTCCTTAAAGTAAATGCAATGTCAATATGTTAAAATACGCTCCATTATATCATCTAAATCACATTTGATAGATGCTCTGCAAAGTTCCATGGTCCTTCACATGCAATAATCCCTGTGATTATATAGACATCAACACTAAAACACCTTGTCAATCCACATGAATAGGAAGCACTGAACAGTTTAGACAGTGCTGCAGTTGAGATTCACTTAGCATCCAATCCTCCATCACCCAATTTACAGTGTAATCCACTTGGATTACACTCTCCCCATGGTGGGTGCATGGGGAGGGGaaatggagagagagcagaagagGGTGGGCACACCAGAGAGAGGCAGTGGATTGGATGAGTAAGAGTTTTGTTGTCTctaagaggattattggtgaTTTCGGGAGGCTGGACCATGTTCATCCAATCAGTGTAAGTGAAGGGCATTGTTTTGTAGAAAGACAAGGCCATCTAGTGGGGACGTAATGATCTCATGTGGAATTGCAGCCATGTAAACTTCTCAATCAGTAATGTGGACCAATGGAGAAAGGTCAGACAAGACTCTAACCAAGCAATGGTGATACTAATAATCAACCTCCAAGATAAGAAAAAACAGTTAGAGAGACAGCACCTAAGAGAGTTTGTCCTGATTCAATGTATTCAAAGCTGTCAATGAGAATGGATCACCTGAACAGCCTCAGACTAGAGaagtcgggggcctgggtagctcagcaagtattgacgctaactaccacccctggagttgcgagttcgaatccagggtgtgctgagtaactccagccaggtctcctaagcaaccaaattggcccggttgctagggagggtagagtcacatggggtaacctccttgtggtcgctataatgtgtggttctcactctcggtggggcatgtggtgagttgtgtgtggatgctgcggagaatatcgtgggcctccacacgcgctacgtctccgtggtaatgcgctcaacaagccacgtgataagatgcacggattgacggtctcagacgcggaggcaactaagattcgtcctccgccacccggattgaggtgagtcactacgccaccacgaggacttagagcacattgggaattgggcattccaaattggggagaaaaggggagaaaataatgaaaaaagacaAATCAGACAAGTCCTTGGGTCCTCTGAGCAGAAAGCAAAAGATACACAGAATCCATTTTATTAAAACCATTCAACATTCCTTGCTGAAAAATATGAATACAGTTGCGTGTATCCCACATCCTTAAATTAAAGACAATCATGTACAtcatgattttttaaatattacttatCATCAGCTTCTGCCTTATTAAATGTACTCATCCAGTCATTATTGCCAGCCCAGGAATGCAAAAATGGGTAATGGTTTTAACTGTTTTTTATTACACTTACACGTGTCTACAAATTGATGCGCcccataattataattataattattataatttaggCAGAAAAAGTAGCAACATAAAAGGATTTTTAGCACAAATAGATTGGAAGAAAGCCAACAACTAATAGATTTCAGCCTACCCAAGTGATATTAGTTGTGAATCCTCCATTAAATAACAGGAGACGGCTTACAAACCCTTAAACAATAAGAAATAATTTGTCAATAATAATGCAAGTTCTCTGATTGTTTGCATCATGAATTTGGGAGTTTTATGTCAATAAAATTTCATTTTACTCGCAGCCATAACTTAAAGAAAAATAATGTCCACGTTATTCAACTTCAAACAGTTTAAACTGCTCCATGTGGCGATAAAATTTATAGAACTGTTTACAATCACATTTATAAGTGGCTGCAAAACGCAAAACAAATcctttttgaaagaaaatgtattgtatttattatcGGCTTTATCACTGAATATCTGAGATATGAGCTGCTTATGCAAGCGACAGAACAACGTTAGTATGGACAAAAGCATGGGCACTATAAAATACGTTACCATTCTCAGTTTATTCAAAACGTCAAATACCTAAATattctacttaaaggaatattccggggttaatcaattaagctcaatcgacagcatttgtggcataatattgattaccacaaacatttatttagacttgtccctgcttttctttaaaaaaaaaaaaaaaagcacaaatctgggttacagtgagacacttacaatggaagtgaatggggccaccgtaaacattaaaatactcactgttttaaaagtatagccacaagccttaaacaatatgcatgttaacataactGTAGTGTAATAAAATGGCTTAGTAACCTTagttgtgtaaagttatattacattttttatttattgccatgacaacatatcACTGccaaccctaaaacgaccgtaaaaacaacttacagctcaaatattacatgagatttaacataagaataaatgtaagtgctgttATAAACCTATACCCTTCACAttgctgcctttaaaccctacagaaattggccccattcacttccactgcaagacttttgcttttttaaaagaaaaggagggtcaagtccaaattaatttttgtgtttatcaatattatgtcacaaatgctgtcaattgatttTAACTTGCACtgcacccggaatattcctttaaaaacggTAATACATCAAATCATATTCAGTCTTGTCTACGAAAGCAATATCTGTCTAAAAATAAAGCTGGGTATTGTTTTTAATTTCAAATATAAAGGTAATATAAAGGTAATTTATCGCAACTATTTTTAGTGAATAGTAAAGTGTTTTATCCTGATTCCTGAAGTTGCTCATTGTACCCATTTATTCCACCAAAacgattattaattttaaaacgcTATGAATGCAGAGCCCCCTGTAAAATGCTGTcacataaatatttatatgtgtaAATAAAAATCCGTACAGGGAAATCAAAACTTTTCAAACAAATCAAAAGTCTTTTGACGATAAATGTTGCTCTGTGTCTTTAAATACGCCATAGCTTCGAACTGTGTTTGGCGCGCTGACGTTTgttttgaccaatcagaatttgaTGAGACTCAAACGGGTCGACCAATCAAATTATGGGATTTGGGTTTTGTCTCGGCATGTCCTCACAGCTTGTGCTGCAGCTGCTTACCGGGTCCACGTGTACGCAGAGGTATGTGCTAATGTCCCGAATTATTGAAGTTTTATGATGTTTTCGGAATACATACCAGGAATTTAGGTGTTATTTATGTTAAACGTGGAACAACGTGATAACTGGGAAACTAAGTGCTTGTTTCATGGCCAATGTGATTAGCCAGTGCTGAGTGACTTCATTGAATTATCATAGTTACGACTGTAATAACTTATCAGATTCATATAGAGAATAGTTGTCAGTTTCAGGCCATCAAAATTTAAGATGCTAATTTTAGACTCTTTTTCTATCTAATCGATTTTAAAGTCGATATTGCTCGTGGCTTATTAGCTAATTTGCTAGCTTGGCTAGCTTTACTTACGacctttttttaaatcacagttgTACCTCTTAGTACAGAGGcgtattacttttatgtttttgcattcattatacCATATACAACGTCCACAATTGCTGacaattgtatgttctttattgaCAGATGTAAAACAAGGTGACATAATGTCTACTTTACCATGTAGTCACCTCACCAGCCATGGTGTGGACCAGAATATATTTCCGGCCCCCAATGAAGAAACAACTACAATTTTACATCAAACCAGGGAACGTAGAAGAAGGAAAAAGAGCAAAATTAAAGACTGCGCCATGGAATCTCCTGAAATGTCATGTGACCAGAGAAGAGGAACCAAGAGAAAGTCAAACAAgcttttggaaaacaagacagaattTATTAAACCTAGTGATGATTTATTGGAACAGACAAATCATGTGCAAATCAAAAGGCCTAAAATAACCCCACTGGCAGGGACGGGTGAAGCTGAGTCAGCATTATTGGTCAGTGACCGCTGGGAGGTGGATAGTGGCTTTTCATCTGAGACTAGTCCTCCTACTAGTGGCAGGAGTTCGCCATGTGTGGGAATCGACCACTCAAAGCTAGTAGCTCTGGACTGTGAAATGGTTGGCACTGGACCTGGCGGCCACTGTAGTGAAGTTGCACGCTGCAGCATTGTAAATTATTACGGTAGTGTTATTtatgataaatatattttacCTCAGCAGCCGGTCACAGACTACCGCACAAGATGGAGTGGCATTAGGAAACATCATTTAGCACAAGCAGTGCCCTTTGAGGATGCTCAGAACGAGGTGAAAATTGGTTCACTGCTGTTGTCTTAGGTGGTGCACTAAGCACTTTCACTGACTTTCTGGTTTTCTGTATTTGTTAGAAAATAACACCATGTACTTTTTTACTTTCCATAGATTATTGACATACTCAAAGGGAAGGTTATTATTGGTCATGCCTTATGGAATGACTTCTTCGGTCTGGACATCTTTGTCCCTGTACACTTGGTTAGGGATACCTGCACCTGTAGCTGGCTTCGGGAGCTGTATGTTGCTTCTGACAGGTGCAACATCTCTTTGAAGAAACTAGCTCGGAAACTTCTCAATAGGACCATACAGGTAAGATCGTGCGACAGATGAGTTCATTGttaggtcattgacaaataaggttgtccaaggtgataaaatgagaaatcgcttaaaaaaaaaaaaaaaaaaaaaatatatatataggctaaaaTCTGTGtagtctttgtgtccatgttggtttcacaaattTTTGAAAAACCAAATTTTCTACAAATGTCGTGGTGAAACCAAGTAAAATGCTGTCCTTGCAACTTGAATACATCAATTCTTTTACTTTACACACAGTCTTGACTTCACACCATCCttactgccattttcaagcagtTTCCAAAAGTTGCATCCATTTATCCGAAACGTAAGAAAACGCTTAAATCTTCATACTGCGCATGCACAAAATCTCCGTTCCGTGTATGGTCTGAAATCCAATTGTCTTCGTGTTCCGTCAccagacagcaattctgagttaACTTCCTGTCACCTTAGAATGAAGCAGTGTGAAGTttgtaaaaagttacatttaactttaacaatgctatcaaattggatagcaggcacaacaacgctgctacaacatgggccaccatcttgattgttttgggttgaatggatcacatgacaagaaatacGTCCTTGTTTCAGATATCTCctttttccctgtccacactacaacaccaaggtttagttttaaggtttaatCTGAAACACCTTTTTtagttttactcttgaataactaaACTGGCTCttgccatgaatatagccatagaagctggcatggtgttaaaaaggaaagaaagacaaCACCAAGGTGGTGTTTTTAAATTTTTCCATTTGGGAGagtttttgaaaagctcagtttttgctgttaAAAAGCCATCTCAGtatggacagaaggccaaaacgtagagaaaaagatgcattttgaaacgaaaacgtattagtgtggacgtggcctaaaggatcctctttatttatttagtcacatgacaacagaatggctacctacatgtagGTTAAaacacatgactttgatttggtggacaaaagtttttcaaatataaataattttaaaacaaaatggtttcactgcttatatatatatatataatattaaaggattattctgaactttttttttttaacagtctcTGTACTGTTACACCACAAAAGAGTTTTGACATTAAGCCTCAGAAAATATATCACAATGACTAAACTGAAATTCATCAAAGAGgtgtatttaagtaattgtttttaattttaaatgtgtttgtgaataatagatctggacaaaaaatgagtcacgtcattgaccctgtTATAGTGTGATCTTTTTCTCAAATGTTACTTTTATATGATGTAGGACAATTAAGCTTGGTGGGTGTTGGCAGTATGTTTTTACTGCTGCTTACAGTGTATATACTGAATATTTCTTGATCAGGTTGGCAGGTTGGGTCACTGCTCTGTAGAAGATGCTCGTGCTGCTCTGGACCTGTACAAGCTGGTAGAGGACCAGTGGGAAAAGGACTTCCTGCCCCAAGATTCAAACACTGACCATATCTCAGAACCCAACAACTCCCTGGAGCACTACATGCAGGACCAGTATTGGCCAGAAAGTATGATGGATTGCAGTCCGTAAGACCAAGAACCAGTATTATGGTGCCATTAACCTCAAAGCtagtataaaaaaaatgtgtttagtgTTCTTCTGTTATTTAGTTctgtttaatatattatttaaacagCAGACTTGACACTTAACATGTTAATGTTTATTAAGGCCAAATTACTTAGGTCTTGCTCTGAAAAAACGGAAAATTTTAAACTGAACTGTTGCACATGAAGCTTATTTATCACTGTTCTGTGATGGTGGTCATCACACATCACTTCAAAactttacatttgtaaatgttgATGTTCATTAAGGGGTTTTAAAATTAACAGTTAGTAATAATAAAGTTTAAGAATGATTGTCTTAACTTCAAGTTTAATCTACACAGAGACTGTATTTTAGGAAACTCCATTTTGAGTTTTCTTTTGTATGATCAAAATTACCAAGGTATAATATTAATGTGACACATTTTGCATATTACTCCCATTGTTTTACTGAAAATGCTTTCATCCAAGAAAGATTGTTTCATGTGTAAAGTTTGGTTACTTTGTCTAAATAAAGATTATGGATATACAATGATTCATTAGCTTACCTCATTCTTATTCATAGCATAAAACTGGTTACTCGGGTGTTGATCATTTAAACATCGTATCATGTTTGGATTTGATGAACAttatgttttcttaatttgtgtgGATTGAAGTTGAGGAGCAACTATTGCCACAATTAGAGAAGACCTACAAATAGTCAATATCAATTTCTTTCAATATATGTTCTTAATTTGTGTGGATTTAAGTTAAGCAACTATTGCCATAATTGGATATGGACTAAAAATATTCAATATCAGTTTCTTTCAGTATATGTACATATTTTTATGAATTTACCAGGGATATCTTTAGAGTCACTTGTTTTCCAACTTTTTTGTTACCAagtggtggtggtggtttttATGTAATAGAGCTTTTATGACGTAATATACAACACTAAAAACATATGTTGCTTAATCAGGTGAGGACTCCTACAGCCTAAAGTTTAACTGTAAATCTAGAATATCCCTGGGTTATGACTTCATTTTTGAATTGTTAGGATTGTAATTAGTGGTGTTTATTTAGGCTGCTGTTCatatatccctttaaaaatgtctAATTGCTTGTAAGTTTATTGGTCTTTAAATACTACAATTTTGTCTCGCACATAAAATATAGAGGATGCATTACAGCTGCCAACAGTGATTGACAAACTACATTCTTTAGCCACAACTGTTCTATTATTTGTCTTTCACTTTAGCTTGCTTTTTTATACTTTCACACTGCACCCATCTCAAATACAGTGCTTTGCAGTGATTAATAATTCTTCAGAAGTCAATGTCTTTTGTGACATGTTTATGGCAAGGCAAATGGTCCTGTATCTATGTTATCTGAAATAGGGCTTTTGTCATAGTATTGTTTTTGACAACCAATACAATCTCAATTATCAGTAGTAGCATATGAGACTAATCCAGTGACGTAAACCCTCTCAATCCTAATGGCCTCAATGATCTAACAGGCTTGAGGTCACACTGCAAAACGTGGTTACTGCCAGCTTTGTTAAACTGCTTCATAATGTGTCTCACAATAGCTGTATTTCTTAAGATGCACATTTCAAAGCAATGGACTAGTTTGGTTTTAACAGCTGCTAAAATCACCATGGCATGAGGCAAAATCTTGGTAGGACAAAATGAAGGTTGGTTTGAAATAAAACTATGATGTCTTATTCTGCTGCATGAATGGTAAATGGTCTAAACATTCTGCATAGAAAAGAGTAAGTAAACCATCACAGGCAAAACACAATTCACATATAGTCCTGTTACCTTGCCATCAAGCTTTTCTTTGATAGCACCAATAGTGAGATATTTTACCCAAGAGTCCTAACATAGACTAGATGCTGAGCGGCTCTGGGAGCACAGAGACAGGCATTGTATTGCAATCTTACTTAAACACCCCTGCATTGAAAGGCTAAATCCTGCTTTATGGAATTATGGCCACCCCATTGGTCATTGTGTCTGTGGATACATTGTGGTGACGTAAGAAGGTGCAGTAAAGAAGGATGACGAGCATTTTTGGCATCTGGATGCAAACCGCTGGTTACTTAAACTAAAACCTAACTTTGTGTTTACTGATTTGAGCTCTTTGTGACATAAATGGCCCAGACCCACCTCTACATAATTATCCACAGTATTTTGTCCTACAAAGTCAAACTGGTAGCAATGCCAACACTGAAACGgagaaatggcttcaaagttttttgattgtccagacAACTGTGGATTATAAAACACTCTCACTCAGTTTTCTCTGATcctgatttcagtcataacttaattttgacaaaatgtgaagTAACTGCATTTTGATAGATTAAATTAACAGAGACTTtctggaaggaaattggtactttaattcacctaagtggtattcagctgatcacaaagtatagtcaggacattactgatgtgaaaaacagcaccattactatttgaaaaaagtcattttcgatcaaatctagacaggccccatttccaggagccatcactccaacaccttatccttgagtaatcatgctaaattgctaatctggtactagaaactcacttgccattatataaaacacagttgaaagctatttggttcattaaatgaagcttaacattgtctttgtgtttatttttgagttgccactgtatgcaatagactgtcatGTCTTTAGGcaaatattaggtcagaaatggcaaaaaagaaacagctttctcaagaaactcgtcagtcaatcattgttttgaggaacgaaggctatacaatgcttgaaattgccaaaaaactgaagatttcatacaaaggtgtacactacagtcttcgaagacaaaggacaactggctctaacaaggacagaaagagatgtggaaggccagatgtacaactaaacaagaggttaagtacatcagagtctctagtttgagaaatagacacatcacatgtcctcagctgacagcttcattgaattctacccactcaacaccagtttcatgtacaacagtaaagagaagactcaggggtgcaggccttatgggaagaattgcaaagaaaagccacttttgaaacagaaaaacaaaaagaaaaggttagagtgggcaaagaaacacagacattgaacaacagataattggaaaagagtggaTGGATCTTaagcccattgagcttttgtgggatcagctagactgtaaggtgtgcgagaagtgcccgacaagacagccacatctatggcaagtgctacaggaagcgtgcgGTATCTGAACAAacagacagctagaatgccaaggatctgcaaagctgtcattacctcacatggaggattttttgatgagaactctttgaagtagtttaagaagataTGAACATTtgtgttcaaattgtaatagtaatttttcacattattaatgtcctaactatacattgtgatcagttgaatgccacttcacactggtgaataaaagtaccaatttctttcagtAAGAgctaaatctgtgcattattccaaacttttggctgccagtgtatgtatatatacttttaaaaaaaggaaaaagttgaTTCAAACTGATACATAAATGTTAAATTATGTTGATTAAAAAAGTTGTTTGACGTGCAGTGTCAAATACCCATTATTGATTATTTAAAAGgtgagttttaaaggaatattccgggttcaatacaagttaacccaTTTGTGCCCAAATTTTTCTGAATGGTTTCATGCATATAGTCGTGTTAATAGTGTCCTATATGAACATGTTCTGCATTTATTTTccccagtttttttttctttttttcttttcttgaaaATTATATTTGAATGTGCGGCAACTATAGGTGCTGATGGGCAAATATGTTGTATGCACCCCTTCAATGTCAAATTTGAACAGGAGGAGAACATTTGGCATCTAACTCAAAATAACTGCTTTCAACAGATCAATCTTTATTCATAAACAAATTTATTATGTATAAAATTGTAAGAACATTCACTGCAAACCCCCAAAAAATGTACTCCTGAGTGAATGACTCTGAGGTCTTCAGGAAACTCTTTGCTGGTGTCAGTGGGATATCAAAGAGACGATTTTCCTGAAGTGTGCCACAGCTGCCGTAGCCCCTTTTGGTCATCTCATCAACCAGGGTGAGGGTTGTGAATAGGTTGTCATGATAGAACTTGCATTCAGGTGGCACTCCAGCTTTCCCTGCCAAGCCAAGAACCACAATTGGACCCTGACCTAGTCCAGTTTCAATGAGTCAAGTGTGGCTACCTGCATATGGCTCCATCTTGTAGACAAATCCAGCTGAGGATGTAAGACTCATCATAGCCAACGCGAGTGGGCTTCCCCCTGATAAACTGCTTGCATCCATGCTTACCAAAGTACTCCATCATCTAATCCACTGCCAGATATTCCTGAATAGTCATGTTTTTGGTGACTTTATTCAGCTCCTCAAACACGGGACATTCATGTTTTCCACAACATGAATGGAAGCCATTATTTCATCAAATCTGTTCCTCCACATAGCTTCTTTaatgcttttgttgttgacatcttTGTCGTCTGACCAAAGAAGACGTCGTCTTGACTGAGTTGTACCCAGTGGTCAAAAGAATGCCATAGAATGTTAGGAGCTCTTCATCAGTCAGATTGAGGGTGGCACCTTTCTGTGCTGCATACATATTTGACATTTCCAGGGTGATATCCCATAGTGATTTGGGATAGAATGTGAGAAAGATGACGTGATGATGGGATTGGTTGGCTTGGGTTGATAGGGAGAGAGTTGATGACGCTTAGCCTGTATTGTTTTTTTGGCATCTGTCTTCATTTTCTTGAACTTCCGctctttgtttttgattttctttaGTATGGGTCCAGGGTTTGTTGGACTTCTTTCATTTTCCTCAACAGCACTGATGATGCTTGGCTCTGTGGATGCACTCACAAAGGCCGCAGGACATTCAGGTATATCTGCATTGTCAAGGAGGTGTAGTTAAAAAGCATCATCAGAGATTAAGCCCTTTCCTTTAAGTAACCTTGATGGTAGGCGTTTGTAATCACATGCCACCTCATCATCAGATCCATCTCTGTCACAATCTGTGTCATGAGCTTTCTTCTCAGACTCCGGCACAACTGTAACATTTGAGATAGTTGCAGGGGGATTATCTGCATCAAGAATAATCAAAACCTCTGCCAAGGTATACctgaaagaaaataaagaatttattttttcttt containing:
- the LOC127436172 gene encoding apoptosis-enhancing nuclease-like, which produces MSTLPCSHLTSHGVDQNIFPAPNEETTTILHQTRERRRRKKSKIKDCAMESPEMSCDQRRGTKRKSNKLLENKTEFIKPSDDLLEQTNHVQIKRPKITPLAGTGEAESALLVSDRWEVDSGFSSETSPPTSGRSSPCVGIDHSKLVALDCEMVGTGPGGHCSEVARCSIVNYYGSVIYDKYILPQQPVTDYRTRWSGIRKHHLAQAVPFEDAQNEIIDILKGKVIIGHALWNDFFGLDIFVPVHLVRDTCTCSWLRELYVASDRCNISLKKLARKLLNRTIQVGRLGHCSVEDARAALDLYKLVEDQWEKDFLPQDSNTDHISEPNNSLEHYMQDQYWPESMMDCSP